Genomic segment of Streptomyces zhihengii:
TCGTCGAGGTTGTCCGAGGTCACCGAGGTGACCACGAACTCGGTCGCGGCGGAACGCGACAGGGGGTAGGTGGCGGCCTGCACCGGGACGTCGTTCGCCCAGGCCATGTGGATGTCCCCGGTGAGGAAGACGGTGTTGCGGACGGCGTGCGCGGTGAGGTGCGCGAGCAGCTCCCGGCGGTCGTCGGTGTAGCCGTCCCACTGGTCCACGTTGACGGCCAGGCCCTCCTTGGGCAGACCGAGCAACTCCACCAGGGGCCCCAGCAGATGGGCCGGCAGCGACCCGAAGGCGACCGGCGAGATCATCACCGAGGTGCCCACCAGGCGCCAGGCCGTGTCCGAGCCGGCGAGGCCCGCCTTCAGCCAGTCGAGCTGGGCCCGGCCGGTGATGGTGCGCTCCGGGTCGTCGGCGTCGCCGTCGCCTATGCTGGTCTGCTGGGAGCGGAAGGTGCGCAGGTCCAGCAGGTGCAGATCGGCCAGCCTGCCGAAGCGCAGCCTGCGGTAGACGGTGCCCTCGGTGGAGGCGCGGACCGGCATCCACTCGAAGTACGCCTGCCGGGCCGCCGCGGCGCGGGCCGCCCAGTCGCCCTCCGTGCCCGGCGTGTGGTTCTCCGCGCCGCCCGCCCAGGCGTCGTTCGCGATCTCGTGGTCGTCCCAGATCGCGATGACCGGATGGGCGGCGTGCAGCGCCTGGAGGTCGGGGTCGGTCTTGTAGGTGGCGTGCCGGGTGCGGTAGTCGGCGAGCGTGACGATCTCGTGCCGCGGCTCGTGCGCGCGGACGCCGCCGCCGGACGGGTAGCCGCCGGCCGCGTACTCGTAGATGTAGTCGCCGAGGTGCAGGACCGCGTCCAGGTCTGCCCGCGCGGCGAGGTGCCGGTACGCGGAGAAGAAGCCGGCCTCCCAGTTGGCGCAGGACACCACGCCGAAGCGGATGCCCGGGGCAGCCGCGTCGGCCGCCGGGGCGGTCCGGGTGCGCCCGGCGGGGGAGACGGCGCCGCCCGCGGAGAAGCGGAAGTGGTAGACGGTCGCGGGGCGCAGCCCGCGGACGTCGGCCTTGACGGTGTGGTCGCCCGCGGCGCGGGCGGTCACGTCACCCCGGGCGACGACCCGGGTGAAGTCCTTGTCCTCGGCCACCTCCCACCGCACCGGGGTGTCCGCGCCCCGGCCGGAGCCCGGGAGGGCGTCGGGGCCGGGGGTGACCCTGGTCCACAGCAGGACGCCGTCGGGCAGCGGGTCGCCCGATGCGACGCCGTGGAGGAAGGCGGGGGCCAGGTCCGCGGCGGTGGCCGGGACGGCGTGGGCCAGCGCGACGGGCGCGGCGGCAGCGGTGGCGGCGACGGCCTTGACGACCGTGCGGCGACGGGGAGTTGAGGAAAATCGACTGGTCACGGCCGATCAGACTACTGATCGGTAGGTCGAATGGGCGGGCGAACGGAAAAAGTTCGCCCGCCCATCGCGCGGGGTCGTCCGGACGTTCGCCCGCCGGTCCCCCGGCGGGCGGCCGGCCCGGGGAGGTCAGCCGGCCAGCGCCTTGTCCATCGCGGCGTCGAACTGCTCGGCCGTCATGGGCGCCGTGTCGCTGCCCTCGGCGGTCACCTTCTTGCCGTCCATC
This window contains:
- a CDS encoding alkaline phosphatase D family protein, whose protein sequence is MTSRFSSTPRRRTVVKAVAATAAAAPVALAHAVPATAADLAPAFLHGVASGDPLPDGVLLWTRVTPGPDALPGSGRGADTPVRWEVAEDKDFTRVVARGDVTARAAGDHTVKADVRGLRPATVYHFRFSAGGAVSPAGRTRTAPAADAAAPGIRFGVVSCANWEAGFFSAYRHLAARADLDAVLHLGDYIYEYAAGGYPSGGGVRAHEPRHEIVTLADYRTRHATYKTDPDLQALHAAHPVIAIWDDHEIANDAWAGGAENHTPGTEGDWAARAAAARQAYFEWMPVRASTEGTVYRRLRFGRLADLHLLDLRTFRSQQTSIGDGDADDPERTITGRAQLDWLKAGLAGSDTAWRLVGTSVMISPVAFGSLPAHLLGPLVELLGLPKEGLAVNVDQWDGYTDDRRELLAHLTAHAVRNTVFLTGDIHMAWANDVPVQAATYPLSRSAATEFVVTSVTSDNLDDVLNVAPGTVSLVAQAAVRAANRHVKWVDMDGHGYGVLDVTSERTQMDYYTVSDKTRRDATAAWTRSYRTLSGTQKVERVNQPVR